The Montipora capricornis isolate CH-2021 chromosome 3, ASM3666992v2, whole genome shotgun sequence genome includes the window tttttgaaggcataatgatttgttctacgaaacagaatctaattttttagacggcaagtcgattacatttttcattgaaattcaaatttcgcgcttttagctgcttacaccaatgggaacagccgaacttaatttgattaaaaatgttggcacattttaactaaccgacgctattgccgcgggctattgtttttctgcctgcttcttagccggaccattacttaacgTTTTACATTATTTTCCCTAGGTTCAGTGCAAGTAACACTTGATATATTTATCAGTATTTATCATTGTTTCCTTTGTTGAAGGCCCCCTCTTTTTCCAGTATTTATTGAGATGTACGCATAGTATTGCATTTTCAGTGGACTGAAGTTTGGGCATTATTGTTATGTAAGCGATTTCGGAAAACGTCGCGTATTTGTAAAATATGTCATTCGTGAAAAAAAGCAGCAACAACCGTTTGAAACGTTTCCGCTTGTGATGGTAGTTCATCACGTTAATAACTGACTCAAAAATCCTTATTTGATGAACGGAACCCCTCGCGTTCTTCTGTGGTAATTTTTACGTTTTGAGTTTCGGCTGTGCATTTCCGTCACTCAGGTTCAGCTGTAAATTTACATTATAATTTCCATGATTCACATGCGCATGTGGACGTGTCTCTTGGATGGTTTGATATTTAAACCCGATGTGGATAACGTCAAGGGGTGTATTTACTATGCTGGTAGTTTTATTGCCAGATAAAGGGTGAAACGTAGTGAATGCGTAAGAAAAATGGTAGTAAATTTAGAAAGTTTAACAATTACAGTTATtacttttttccaaaatcacaaagcatataTTTTTGTAGACCTCGAGTCAAAACTTGTGATTTTATAGTACAACCTGTATTTTATGGGCATCTTGTATGCTTCGGTGTTTAGCAGTTGTGTATCACATTGAGAGTAAGCTGTTAGAAATAACGAAAAATTAAAGAATATAAAATGTAATGTTGTCCAAGAATTGTTTTGCTCTAGAGTGGCTGAAGTTCATCAGCAAAAACCAgtggcacccaacgtcaatattcgggaaatatctgttcggaagacgatttgagatctagatttttcggaacatttttttttaaatttcttgcttgcctgcctgtcctaggattttcgaacatctaaaaaattgtattgcccatttttaacggattctggctgaaattttcgaaaaggtaagttcactagactttcagctaggaaaccCCAACAGATGAAagatttttaggggataaaaatatgtctatatctgccgtttaaatactaaaatacgtttaacaattcTATGTTTAAGTGggtttgaactatattctcgttgggtgcccctcaAAAACAGCGCAGCCTCAAAGATGACTTGCAATGCCAGGTTCGAACTCTTTCGAGGATTCTTTTCGGGGAGAGGGAGAGTACTGTACTGACAATGATTAAGGCTGCGCAGACAAGGACGAGTCACCACATTGAAGAGCGAAAGACCCGGGGACGAAATCGGAGAGTATCCAAGCGGGGAATGACGTCATAAGAACTATGAAACCCCGGATGTTGGAACAAACTACGAATTTTAATATGCAATCCTTGCCTTGTACCTGACGTCATTGGCGGCCATGTTTATCGACATTATGGAACAAAACAAACGTTCATTATTTGGGTGGAGGGGTAACAAACGGTTATGCTTTGTAATGTTTTCTAAAGGCTAATGGTTAGGGTTTACTTTATTTTCCAGTGTAACAAATTCGAATGTAATTTATTAAGTAATGTGAAATTCGAATGCAAACTACTCGTATTCCAATGCTTGGCTTGTAGTGGCTCTCCCGATGTCCCTATCGGCTTGAGTCATATCTGCcaacataagaaaagaaaaacttttcaTGAAATAGTTGAATGAACAGGCCACCAACTTCATTGGTCACAGCTTACTGTCAGCTAATGTCCTCGTTAATATCATTTTGGCATAATTTCATTCACAGACTCAGCGGCGGGAGCATCATTACGAATTGTATTCGATTCACTTACTTCCCAAGAACTCTCTTTTTTCGgctttttgttattatttttcattgctAGTCACTGTTTACGGTGACACAATAAAGGCTTGATTTTGCAAATAATTTCATGTTTTGCTTTCTTCTGACCAATCCGGTCCCAAGGACAGCTTTGCCGCAAATCAAAGCCACATTTATGTTGCTTAATCCACAATTGGAAAATCATGACTCTGCCTATTCGAGAATATCAATCAGTACAAAAGTGATAGAGAATTTCATTAAATATATTGCTAATAGATCAACATAAAAGAGTACcttgaaaattttaaagtgcTCCTATGATACGGAAACTCActtcctgttttttttcttctcgttttagaagtgtgtttgcttaacgcCTGCacggcaaaattttgagctatCCAAATGTGGTTTACCTTGAGTGTAAGTATTGGGTTTCGCGGTCCTCAATTTCTCACTTTCAAACTGTCCTACTGGACTTCAAATGGGTTGGAaatagggaaaagtgacgtcatttacacGGGTGATGTTACACGAGACAAATTTTAACGCAACTTTGTTGCGGCAACGGAACTGACTCTACacgatttttaacgcaaaactACTCGCATCATTTGAGCCCAGGCTCTTGCTCGACAAATCCCGGGCGACAAATATGGCGGAGACTGTTAACGTGACTGTAGACGTGACTTATTTCGATTCTCTGTGGTGCACTTTGGGACGATGTTGCGTTAAAGTTCAACGGCATGTGTTTTACACGCACCAACTCCAACAAAATTCGGGCAAAAGTGTTGCGTTAAAAACCGGAGAAAAAATTGGCCAGTGTAACATCAccttgtaaatggtttgaacccaggagtcatatcataaagtaaagtacgatcgtccgggtgagtatagtcctgagaaggactgtttgagatgacattgactgacgtttcgacaacctgagcggaagtcatcttcagagtcaagtgacttccgctcaggttgtcgaaacgtcagtcaatgtcatctcaaacagtccttctcaggactatactcacccggacgatcgtactttactttataacATCACCTTAATGCAGCTTCTTCAagtatatgcaaaacacgagtttagaCTTCTGATAGTCCCGTGCGGTATATTGATTCAGCTGCCTAAACACGCATTACATTCTAAAACGAGTGAGTCACtaagtctttgacgtcattttctcctcgaaccAGCTAGCTCTCTCAACGATTCAtgtagtaatggcagaccatgcaattaaataggaaaattccagttaaaatgttaaaataaacgacataaacaggtgtcttctttataaatcaaggcttaaaactttggtcccTCGCAGTTTGAAGTCCAAAGTAAAagtagaattgatttttttggttacaGTGGCACTTCAAATGTGTTAGATCGGGTTTTTCGTTCGTATTGCAAAATTACCCTTTTACCTAGGATatatttgtaataattatgtaaatattgATTAGCACTTGCTGCACCCACCATTTTCATCTTGTTGACTAAATCTCCTTTTCATTGATTCCCAAAGATTTCCTTTATATTCTTCACGGGTGACGTCGGGATCATAATAATTTCTTCCCCAACGAATG containing:
- the LOC138042591 gene encoding uncharacterized protein; its protein translation is MNSKRHQNTAEEKKKMSSSKLCLFFFIFGLLLTIYCQHTEGQLLGIRWGRNYYDPDVTREEYKGNLWESMKRRFSQQDENDMTQADRDIGRATTSQALEYE